The genomic stretch CGCTCGCCGGCATCCACGTCAGCACCGACGCACTCGGCGCCACACCCACCTTCACGCAGAGGGTGAGCTTCAATTCGGCCAGCACCAACGACGTGAATTCCGAAGTCGCGATCCAGCGTTCGATCGGTGCGCCGCTTCCAACCGTCTATGTCGCCACCGGCAACGCCGGCGGCACGCTGCTGACCAACACCGATGGTGGCGGGGCCAACTGGCCGGTCCAGATCGACAACAATTTCTGCACGCCGCAGTGCTTCTACGACATCGCTGTCGCCGTGGCGCCCAACGATCCCACCCGGGTCTACCTCGCCGGTGCGCCGGCGGTTCCCTTCGCATTCAGTACCACCAGCGGCACCGCGTTCACGATCTCCAGCAACGGCCTGCATGTGGATTCACACGCGATCACGGTCGCGCCCGGCACGCCCTCGGTGATCTACCTCGGCACCGACGGAGGCATCTACCGCTCCAACGACAGTGGCGCCAGCTGGAATGTGCTGAACAACGCCACCTTCAGCGCCACCCAGTTCCAGAGCCTCGCGACCCACCCGACCCATCCCGAGCTGATGATCGGCGGCACCCAGGACAACGGCACCCAGTTGCGCAATCCGGACGGCAGCTGGTTCCGCACCGACGGCGGCGATGGTGGCTTCACGCTGATCGACCAGAACGCCACCGGCACCGCCTCGGTGACCATGTACCACACCTATTTCAACAACACCTCGCAGATGGCCTACGCGCGCGTGACCACGCTGGCGGGCGCGCAGGCGCAGAGCTGGAGCGCATTTGGCTGCGGCTTTGGCGGCGTGACCGCAAACGGAATGACCTGCTCAGCGTCGGCGATCCTGTTCTACGCGCCGATGGCGCTCGGGCCGGGCACGCCGAACACGCTCTATTTCGGCTCCGACGTGCTCTACCGTTCCAGCAACAGCGGCACCTCGGTGGTCAAGGTCAGCCAGGAACCGATCAGCGCCGGACAGGCGATCAGCGCGATCGGCATCGGGCCCACCGACGACGGCCTGCGGCTGGTCGGCCTGCGCAATGGCGGACTGTTCCGCGCCACCGGCGCGTCGACCACCTTGACCCCCATCGATCCGGTCGGTGCCGGAAGCGTGATCCCGGATGTATACATTTCGCGCATCGTCATCGACCGCGCCAATGCCAACATCGCCTACGTGGTGCTGTCGGGATTCCCGGGAGCCGGCCAGACGGTCTACAAGACCAGCAACCTGCTCGCGGGCGCGCCCACTTTCAGCGCTTCTGCGACCGGCGTGCCGAACATCCCGGCGAACGCCTTCGCGATCGATCCGGCGAGCTCTTCCACACTCTACCTCGGCACCGACATCGGGGTGTACCGCAGCACGAATTCGGGTGCCAGCTGGGCACCTTTCGGCAGCGGCCTGCCGCGCGTGCCGGTGTTCGACATGGCTTTCCAGGCGCCTTTGGCGGCGGGTGGGCGCGGCGCCTTGCGCATCGCCACGCATGGACGCGGGATCTGGGAGATCGCCTTCGACGGCATCTTCCGCAACGGCTTCGAATAATCAGCGCGATTGCAAGTCGAGCGCCTTCCGCATCTGCGGCAGGCGCTCGATCGCGTCGATCAGGGCCATTGCCAGCACGGCAGATCCGGTCCGCAACCGCCACGGGTTCAGCGCCAGCGGCAGAGGATCTCCTCGCGATTGAAGCCGCGCCGCACCCAGATGAACAACGCCAGGTCGATGGCGAGGAAAGCCACGCAGGCGCCGATCAAGGCACCCAGGTGCATCACGAGTGCCGGCCCGATCAAGGAGAACAGGATCAGCAGCACCGGTATCAGGATCAGCGCGGTCACCTGGTTGGCCGCCTGCGGGTCCTGCATGCGTGCGGACACGCGCAGGCACACCAGCGCCGTCATCGCACCGATCTCGGGCGCGAGCACGAACACGCCGATCCAGTAGTAGGCATCCGGCCACACCAGTACACCGTTCGCCCACCAAAAACTGGCGACCGAGGCGATCGCGCCGATCAGCGCGGCGATCCACGAGGCGATCACGGCCGGCGCCGTCACCGCGAGCATTTTCGCCAGCAGGAACTGGCGGGTCGCCATCGGCGTGGCGAGGACCGGCTCCAGCGTGCGCTGCTGCTTTTCGCCGACGATTGCGTAGGCGCCGGCGATCGAGACGATCGCCACCGGCATCAGCAGGAAGTAGCCGGCAGCGAGCCGCAACGAAAACACCGCTGCGGCCTGGGCGACGTCGATACCCTGGGCGGTGGCCAGCAGGGTCGCCGCGTTCAGCATCGACTGCATCTGCGGGTCGATCGGCGCCTTGCCAGCCAGCGCGGAGGCGGTGGCCAGCGCGATGATCGCGGGCAGCGCCGCGCCCACCAGCGGCATGATCAGGTACACCGGCCAGAGCATGCGGTTCTGGCGCTGGTCGAGGAATTCGCGCCAGAGCATCCAGCGCAGGGCGGACAGGGTCTTCATCATCGGCGCGCCAGCAAATCGAGGTAGCGTTCGCGCAATCCGCGGGTCTGCGGGCGCACTTCGAGCAGTTCGACGCCGGCCGCGACCAGTGCAGCGACCAGCGCCGGGACCTGCCCATCGGGATCGTCGACGGCTAGCAGCGCGCGCCCCTCGCCCTGTTGCAGCAAAGTGCAGCCCGGCGGCAGCGCCAGTCCCGTTGGCAGCGCGGCGCGGCTGCGCACCAGCAACTCCGGTCTCGCATCGCCGCCGAGGCGCTGCGGCGGGCCGTGGTAGATCGCGCGGGTATCGAGTACCAGCACGTCGTCCGCCAGCGCCTCGGCCTCCTCCAGTGTGTGCGTGCTGAGCACGATGCCGCTGCCGCCGTCGCGCAGTTCGCGGATCAGCGCGTGCAGCTCCTGGGTGGCCTTCGGATCCAGGCCCGCGGTGGGCTCGTCGAGGAACAGCAGCGCCGGCCGGTGCAGCAGCGCTCGTGCCAGCGCCAGGCGCTGCTTCATGCCCTTGGAGTAAGTGCCGACCAGGTCGCCCGCGCGGTCCTGCAGGTGGAAGCGCCGCAACTCCTCCGCGCAGCGCTGGTCGACCGCGGCATCGTCCAGCCCCTGCAGGCCGCCGAAGAAGCGCAGGTTCTGCAGCGCGGTCAGGCGTTCGTAGAAACCGGGCGCCTCGGGCATCACGCCGCAGCATGCGCGGATCGCGTCGTTGTCCTCGTCGCGCTGGCCGAGCGGGTGGCCGCAGACCTGGGCGCTGCCGCTGCTCGGCGCCAGCAGGCCGCTGAGCATGCGCATGGTGGTGGTCTTGCCGGCGCCATTCGGCCCCAGCAGCGCGAGCACGCGCCCTGGCTGCAGCTCGAAGCTCAGCGCGTCCACCGCGACGCGCGTGTCGAAGCGCCGCGTCAGCGCCTGGGTGGCGATCAGCGGCGCACCGGCCATCTCAGTGGCCCTTGAACTGCGCCGGGCGCTTTTCGAGGAAGGCGGCGGTGCCTTCGCGCATGTCCTGGGTGGACGCGGTCACCGCAAACAGATGGGTTTCATAGGACAGGCCCTGGTCGAGCGCCATGTCGCCGCCGAGGATCACCGCATCGAGGATCGCGCGCAGCGCATGCGGCGCCGAACGGGCCAGTTGCGCGGCGATCTTCGCTACTTCGGCATCCAGATCCGCGGCCGCCACCACGCGATTGACGATGCCCAGTTCCAGCGCACGCTGCGCGCTGATCGGGGCGCCGAGCAGGCACAGTTCCAGGGCCGCCGCGCGGCTGGTGAGCCGGGTCAGGCGCTGGGTGCCGCCGAAGCCAGGCAGGATGCC from Rhodanobacteraceae bacterium encodes the following:
- a CDS encoding ABC transporter permease subunit, encoding MKTLSALRWMLWREFLDQRQNRMLWPVYLIMPLVGAALPAIIALATASALAGKAPIDPQMQSMLNAATLLATAQGIDVAQAAAVFSLRLAAGYFLLMPVAIVSIAGAYAIVGEKQQRTLEPVLATPMATRQFLLAKMLAVTAPAVIASWIAALIGAIASVASFWWANGVLVWPDAYYWIGVFVLAPEIGAMTALVCLRVSARMQDPQAANQVTALILIPVLLILFSLIGPALVMHLGALIGACVAFLAIDLALFIWVRRGFNREEILCRWR
- a CDS encoding ABC transporter ATP-binding protein is translated as MAGAPLIATQALTRRFDTRVAVDALSFELQPGRVLALLGPNGAGKTTTMRMLSGLLAPSSGSAQVCGHPLGQRDEDNDAIRACCGVMPEAPGFYERLTALQNLRFFGGLQGLDDAAVDQRCAEELRRFHLQDRAGDLVGTYSKGMKQRLALARALLHRPALLFLDEPTAGLDPKATQELHALIRELRDGGSGIVLSTHTLEEAEALADDVLVLDTRAIYHGPPQRLGGDARPELLVRSRAALPTGLALPPGCTLLQQGEGRALLAVDDPDGQVPALVAALVAAGVELLEVRPQTRGLRERYLDLLARR